The Aspergillus chevalieri M1 DNA, chromosome 5, nearly complete sequence genome includes a region encoding these proteins:
- the BOA17 gene encoding oxidoreductase Boa17 (COG:Q;~EggNog:ENOG410PMN7;~InterPro:IPR036291,IPR002347;~PFAM:PF08659,PF00106,PF13561;~go_process: GO:0055114 - oxidation-reduction process [Evidence IEA]), with the protein MPRVWFITGSSRGLGLAIAKAALDAGDSVIATARKPEQVTGLVKSYSSERVLPLSLDVSNNEQVIKCVNAGHEKFSRIDVVVNNAGYANTASVEDIDVHDFRTQLNANFYGTVYVSKAVIPILRQQKSGHIFQISSIGGRVGTPGLSAYQSAKWAIGGFSTVLAQEVAPFGVKVTVVEPGSMKTDFAGSSMDIPEVSEPYQSTVGCFAQIIRQISGSELSIPSKVADIIIKVLEEDEPPLRLLVGADAVEYAGKTAEALAASDEKWRELSVSSA; encoded by the coding sequence ATGCCGAGAGTCTGGTTCATCACCGGGTCCTCCCGTGGTCTCGGTCTTGCCATTGCTAAAGCTGCCCTTGACGCCGGAGACTCAGTAATTGCCACGGCTCGAAAACCAGAACAGGtcacaggacttgtgaagaGCTACAGCAGCGAGAGAGTCCTTCCTCTTTCCTTGGATGTCAGCAACAACGAACAAGTGATCAAATGTGTCAATGCTGGACACGAGAAATTCAGCAGGATTGATGTTGTTGTCAATAATGCAGGATACGCGAACACGGCAAGTGTGGAAGATATCGACGTCCATGACTTCCGCACTCAACTCAATGCCAACTTCTATGGGACAGTCTACGTATCCAAGGCTGTAATCCCAATCCTTCGTCAGCAGAAATCGGGCCACATATTCCAGATATCCTCGATTGGTGGGCGAGTCGGTACGCCAGGTCTCTCTGCCTACCAGTCTGCGAAATGGGCTATCGGCGGTTTCTCGACTGTCCTTGCCCAGGAAGTGGCACCGTTCGGCGTCAAGGTCACCGTTGTTGAACCTGGCAGCATGAAGACCGATTTCGCTGGCTCATCCATGGATATTCCGGAAGTGAGCGAACCATACCAAAGTACAGTCGGTTGTTTTGCGCAGATCATTCGACAAATCTCGGGGAGCGAGCTGTCCATACCTAGCAAGGTGGCAGACATCATTATCAAGGTATTGGAGGAAGATGAGCCTCCTTTGCGCCTTCTAGTCGGTGCTGATGCGGTGGAATATGCTGGAAAGACCGCTGAAGCACTCGCTGCGTCCGATGAGAAATGGCGTGAATTGAGCGTGTCTTCGGCTTAG
- a CDS encoding putative nucleoside-diphosphate-sugar epimerases (COG:S;~EggNog:ENOG410PMPG;~InterPro:IPR036291): MHVILTGATGLVGSTTLLALMSMKDIAKISILSRRPVPMLDAMKDERVEVIIHDNFEKYDSTLLDRLRGANGCVWALGISQNAVGKEEYIRITKSMTLEAAQAFGKIKSDSKNFSFVFVSGEGATMEPGFFTPLFGRVKGETEIALMELEKKIPHLRPVIVRPAMVDYEDHDELQQWIPSATGLKRLAESILGPIKRSSVKTMHSPTKPFGGISDGIIG, from the exons ATGCATGTAATCCTAACCGGCGCAACGGGGCTCGTGGGCTCTACGACTCTGCTCGCATTGATGAGCATGAAAGACATCGCCAAGATCTCTATTCTGAGTCGTCGACCGGTGCCCATGCTTGATGCGATGAAGGATGAACGTGTTGAGGTTATAATTCATGACAATTTCGAGAAATACGATTCAACATTACTTGACCGCCTCAGAGGTGCAAATGGGTGCGTGTGGGCACTTGGTATCAGCCAAAATGCCGTGGGTAAAGA AGAATACATCCGTATTACAAAGTCAATGACACTCGAAGCGGCTCAGGCCTTTGGGAAGATTAAATCGGATTCTAAAAATTTCAGCTTCGTCTTCGTGTCGGGAGAAGGTGCGACAATGGAGCCGGGCTTTTTCACGCCTCTCTTCGGTCGTGTCAAGGGCGAGACAGAAATCGCCCTTATGGAGCTTGAGAAAAAGATCCCTCACTTGCGACCAGTCATAGTTCGTCCCGCTATGGTTGATTATGAGGACCATGATGAACTGCAACAGTGGATTCCGTCAGCAACTGGCCTGAAGCGGTTGGCAGAAAGTATTTTGGGTCCAATCAAACGAAGTTCAGTCAAGACAATGCATAGCCCAACAAAACCTTTTGGCGGAATTAGCGACGGGATCATTGGATAG
- a CDS encoding fungal specific transcription factor domain-containing protein (COG:K;~EggNog:ENOG410PVH5;~InterPro:IPR007219;~PFAM:PF04082;~go_function: GO:0003677 - DNA binding [Evidence IEA];~go_function: GO:0008270 - zinc ion binding [Evidence IEA];~go_process: GO:0006351 - transcription, DNA-templated [Evidence IEA]) — protein sequence MDNSSTNADEAAHACASYKINELQRRISELEKCVVQSSSQKLCTPSRTEEHSRIPCTKPLPSPDLSVQAYYLDSELWSSCRFPDYAKTNIFAPEQISRILGSQFDIDVMKTHYFESIHTWMPIVSKIRLNRLVQRTEGPCKADIALLLLCMKLVQEVTHEQQTEPSELYVIAKQFSSELELKGILTLRMVQAGLLLSVYELGHGIFPAAFTTISYCARQGVALGLHNKSAPQFLGGPRSWVEWEERQRVWWMVVILDRYVTVGAGHRPLCTEDPSKDTILPADDGAWDSGEIVPPERVCLSSLTGSVSSFARLAQASNLLGRVIRHCNDTALELEFVLDNYEMLCQTLYSLVELLSHDFTTTIETSIASTICFSALLKLSNYHSCNLFNEEGQYLEHNAAPRIRECMQRCFQINKDICGRVVSFAQGLSQSLTQPAMQRVSPLVLHCIYDCTANLSWMTLETDNAQYAAGKLVCENILRSVNGRWRTAGVYLELLRIGDMAQDESN from the exons ATGGacaacagcagcaccaaCGCCGACGAGGCTGCTCATGCTTGTGCTTCAT ACAAGATCAATGAATTGCAACGCAGAATCTCAGAACTAGAGAAATGCGTCGTTCAGTCATCAAGCCAGAAACTGTGCACTCCTTCCCGAACTGAAGAACACAGTCGCATTCCTTGCACAAAACCTTTACCCTCACCGGACCTATCTGTTCAGGCATATTATCTTGATTCTGAGCTGTGGTCCTCCTGCAGGTTCCCCGATTACGCCAAAACTAATATCTTTGCTCCCGAGCAGATATCCAGGATTCTTGGAAGCCAGTTTGATATCGATGTTATGAAGACACATTACTTTGAATCCATCCATACCTGGATGCCTATTGTTAGTAAGATCAGATTAAACCGGCTTGTTCAACGGACGGAAGGACCATGTAAGGCAGACATCGCCCTCTTATTGCTGTGCATGAAGCTAGTTCAGGAAGTCACACATGAGCAACAGACAGAGCCATCGGAGCTCTATGTCATAGCAAAGCAATTCAGCAGTGAGCTGGAATTGAAGGGGATTCTTACTCTGCGCATGGTTCAGGCTGGCCTCTTGCTTTCGGTCTACGAACTTGGCCATGGAATCTTCCCAGCAGCTTTCACGACAATCAGCTACTGCGCGAGACAAGGTGTTGCTCTTGGCCTACACAACAAGTCAGCACCGCAGTTTCTTGGCGGACCTCGAAGCTGGGTAGAATGGGAAGAGAGGCAGCGCGTgtggtggatggtggtgatTCTTGACAG ATATGTCACTGTCGGAGCAGGTCATCGACCACTGTGTACCGAAGACCCTAGCAAAGATACAATTCTTCCAGCAGACGACGGCGCTTGGGATAGTGGC GAAATTGTGCCTCCTGAGCGTGTTTGTCTCTCGTCGCTCACCGGTTCAGTTAGTTCCTTTGCACGATTGGCGCAGGCATCAAACCTACTAGGCCGCGTGATAAGGCACTGCAATGACACGGCGTTGGAGCTGGAATTTGTCCTTGATAATTATGAAATGCTCTGCCAGACGTTATATTCTCTTGTGGAACTTTTATCTCATGATTTCACCACAACGATTGAAACAAGTATAGCAAGCACAATATGTTTCAG TGCTCTCCTAAAACTTTCTAACTACCACTCATGCAATCTATTCAACGAAGAGGGCCAATATCTCGAACATAACGCGGCCCCTCGGATCCGCGAGTGTATGCAACGATGTTTCCAGATAAACAAAGATATTTGTGGGCGAGTTGTATCATTCGCCCAAGGTCTCAGTCAAAGCCTCACGCAACCCGCAATGCAAAGGGTTTCGCCACTGGTACTTCATTGCATTTATGACTGTACTGCAAATCTGTCCTGGATGACGCTTGAGACAGATAATGCACAATATGCTGCAGGGAAGCTCGTCTGTGAAAATATCTTGAGATCCGTCAATGGGCGGTGGAGAACAGCCG GTGTCTATCTAGAATTGCTCCGGATTGGCGATATGGCCCAAGATGAAAGCAATTGA
- a CDS encoding Zn(II)2Cys6 transcription factor domain-containing protein (COG:S;~EggNog:ENOG410PXK8;~InterPro:IPR036864,IPR021858,IPR001138;~go_function: GO:0000981 - DNA-binding transcription factor activity, RNA polymerase II-specific [Evidence IEA];~go_function: GO:0008270 - zinc ion binding [Evidence IEA];~go_process: GO:0006355 - regulation of transcription, DNA-templated [Evidence IEA]) yields the protein MVFPGKRSTGCHVCRKRKIKPECQHCISRGMQCPGYPDPLTFREYRMTRAAARDRGQSKLMIVGREKEQPEPGAAGAESASAREPQRALSEPPPSPTISSPKPRTGPALSLEWQAVCYFTHHHVLKVHKSPCRGFLAFFPELYKEKGDDLCLKHAVLSVASLSLFNASQVGQLYVNARRHYGSAIKSLYNALKSNETAVTDEVFAASLFLNVFTDLSGETSHGLNPHIPGTHSLLQLRDKSQLNTKYGRELFGWAILQVQTQAIANNEFRYGTLPECIRKMYKPDNIYRAGIIIDMVAQQCYSISEMRATLSNPQTPYPSPSSSPPSSVLSTVPTYTITCGIIHRLLSQAHCLIDEIDTWHEAVPNHWKVQYHDLLTNDATGVKRDEWTTCFLATILSTQVIFYTHLIDFCDLLTEKEISFDHNHCFEGPIDLFTGLEGRIQVLLQMICSTVSFLLGKLDEDGKFQASSNAKLVNGYVLRLPMRTVLGSRFASAEQVKLCEGALDYVGETVIGNGLIQE from the exons ATGGTCTTTCCCGGAAAAAGGAGTACGGGCTGTCATGTCTGCCGTAAGCGTAAGATCAAG CCAGAATGCCAGCACTGCATTTCTCGCGGAATGCAGTGCCCGGGGTATCCGGATCCTCTCACCTTTCGGGAATACCGAATGACTCGAGCGGCAGCAAGAGACCGTGGTCAATCTAAATTGATGATTGTGGGTCGGGAGAAGGAACAGCCCGAGCCGGGAGCTGCAGGAGCCGAGTCAGCGTCTGCTCGTGAACCGCAGCGGGCATTGTCAGAACCACCACCCTCGCCGACGATCTCATCACCGAAACCGCGGACTGGTCCTGCTCTCAGTCTGGAGTGGCAGGCGGTTTGTTACTTTACTCATCATCATGTGCTCAAGGTGCATAAATCCCCTTGTCGGGGGTTTCTGGCTTTCTTTCCCGAGTTGTATAAGGAAAAGGGAGATGATTTATGTTTGAAGCATGCCGTTCTCAGTGTGGCGTCGTTATCGCTATTTAATGCTTCTCAAGTTGGACAGCTCTATGTCAATGCCCGGAGGCATTATGGTTCTGCTATCAAATCCCTCTACAATGCTCTCAAGTCGAACGAGACGGCAGTAACGGATGAGGTCTTTGCTGCATCGTTGTTCCTCAATGTCTTCACG GACTTGAGTGGCGAGACGAGCCATGGGTTGAATCCTCATATCCCTGGTACTCATTCTCTACTGCAACTACGCGACAAGTCGCAGTTGAATACGAAATATGGCCGAGAATTATTTGGTTGGGCCATTTTACAAGTT CAAACACAAGCAATCGCCAATAATGAATTCCGCTATGGCACATTACCAGAATGCATCCGAAAAATGTACAAGCCGGACAACATATACCGAGCAGGCATAATCATAGACATGGTCGCTCAGCAGTGCTACTCCATAAGCGAAATGCGAGCCACTCTATCAAATCCGCAAACACCTTATCCTTCaccctcatcatcaccaccctccTCAGTCCTCtctaccgttcctacttatACCATCACATGTGGCATTATCCACAGACTGTTAAGCCAAGCCCATTGTCTCATCGATGAAATTGACACCTGGCACGAAGCCGTACCAAACCACTGGAAAGTCCAATACCACGACCTCCTCACCAACGATGCAACCGGCGTCAAACGAGACGAATGGACAACCTGCTTTCTAGCCACTATTCTCTCCACCCAGGTGATCTTCTACACCCACCTCATCGACTTCTGCGATCTCCTCACTGAAAAGGAGATATCATTCGACCACAATCACTGCTTCGAAGGCCCTATTGATCTGTTCACAGGTTTGGAAGGTCGTATTCAAGTGTTATTGCAGATGATATGCTCTACTGTTTCGTTTTTGCTGGGGAAGCttgatgaggatggaaaGTTTCAGGCGTCGTCGAATGCGAAGCTGGTGAATGGGTATGTGCTGCGTTTGCCGATGCGGACCGTCCTTGGTTCTCGGTTTGCGAGTGCAGAACAAGTAAAACTTTGCGAGGGGGCGTTGGATTATGTGGGAGAGACGGTGATAGGGAATGGGTTGATTCAGGAGTAG
- a CDS encoding uncharacterized protein (COG:S;~EggNog:ENOG410PMZJ;~InterPro:IPR038921;~SECRETED:SignalP(1-15)), whose product MNLLYLLGLSALSTAFSPINNTNHIFNAIHSSMRQWGSSLNHNGMSFFLASVPEGTTLYHGSSHPNTLIETGYVAFDPEHALVFARPPHHPKHALHDGQVQQKIVTSKHGDPMEDQAGWLHTYRTTKELRLVYVDGMSAGKSHIGTLDSQDRILFNDTIPSGGVSQETERAKAVCRISADEWDNRIDGVIRMAAGFEIILCAPEENLVAERVTKSWIHKPKHHGDHKPQQGKPGELLRVVTSRYNGIGGDRVKVNYDHFVSVYDSDLNVFSANSSHSTQPRLTHLSKASIQKIRQRLTDLVMDHDVHGKVNWQAIADMTVQQYGRRLQDLVSSPRFRTMESLKAEIVQMWEAFVDLDYSSADVEIQRCTNRFIPHAASKTSLAHNVTYTINEQICSTFATVLYDDHDHTIAIGRLQELIDYLSWTVWKECRDCRDDEFCAIPIWPQGSLEDYEDPRCQRYYSAYAGENDYWGPIFH is encoded by the coding sequence ATGAATCTTCTGTACCTTCTCGGGCTCTCAGCCCTATCAACGGCCTTTTCGCCCATCAACAATACCAACCACATCTTCAATGCAATTCATTCTTCGATGCGCCAATGGGGCTCCTCCCTAAACCACAACGGCATGTCCTTCTTCCTTGCCTCCGTCCCCGAAGGAACAACCCTCTATCACGGATCTTCCCACCCGAATACCCTTATCGAAACCGGGTATGTGGCATTCGATCCCGAGCACGCATTGGTATTTGCCCGACCGCCTCACCACCCGAAACACGCTCTCCACGATGGACAAGTTCAACAGAAGATCGTAACGTCGAAACATGGCGATCCAATGGAAGACCAAGCAGGCTGGCTTCATACGTACCGGACTACCAAGGAATTAAGACTTGTGTACGTCGATGGCATGTCGGCTGGGAAGTCACATATTGGAACGTTGGACTCCCAGGATCGCATCCTCTTCAACGATACGATCCCGTCTGGCGGTGTTAGCCAGGAAACGGAGCGCGCAAAGGCAGTGTGTCGCATTTCCGCTGACGAATGGGATAACCGGATTGATGGCGTTATTCGCATGGCTGCCGGATTTGAAATTATTCTCTGTGCACCAGAGGAGAACCTGGTTGCGGAGCGAGTGACAAAGTCCTGGATTCACAAGCCGAAGCATCATGGCGACCACAAGCCACAGCAAGGCAAGCCGGGCGAACTGCTTCGCGTTGTGACGTCAAGATACAATGGCATCGGAGGAGATCGGGTGAAGGTCAACTATGACCACTTCGTCTCTGTATACGATAGCGATCTCAATGTCTTTTCAGCGAACAGCTCACACAGCACACAGCCTCGACTCACACATCTGTCCAAAGCATCAATCCAGAAAATCAGACAGAGGCTTACAGATTTGGTCATGGACCACGATGTGCATGGGAAAGTCAACTGGCAGGCTATTGCTGATATGACTGTCCAGCAGTATGGTCGCCGTCTGCAAGACTTGGTCTCCTCTCCTCGGTTCAGGACCATGGAATCACTGAAAGCAGAAATTGTGCAAATGTGGGAAGCATTTGTTGACTTGGACTATTCAAGCGCGGACGTTGAAATCCAACGCTGTACAAACCGGTTCATCCCACATGCTGCTTCCAAAACATCGCTAGCCCATAATGTTACCTATACTATCAACGAGCAGATATGCTCTACGTTTGCGACGGTTCTCTATGACGATCATGATCATACAATTGCAATTGGTCGTCTTCAGGAGTTGATAGATTATCTCTCTTGGACTGTCTGGAAGGAATGTCGCGATTGCCGAGATGACGAGTTTTGTGCTATTCCGATTTGGCCTCAGGGGTCGTTGGAGGATTATGAGGATCCGAGGTGTCAGCGGTATTATTCTGCGTATGCCGGGGAGAATGATTACTGGGGACCTATTTTTCATTGA
- a CDS encoding uncharacterized protein (COG:S;~EggNog:ENOG410PSHX;~InterPro:IPR018392,IPR036779;~PFAM:PF01476;~SECRETED:SignalP(1-19)), whose protein sequence is MMKNTLLSLSLFLIGSMAASDPSCQHGDAITTYTVKSNDTIFSIADRYNTTVCDISRYNHIADPQMLYTGEELYIPPQRCAHSDPSHSCLLTNQNATNTCVNGGPHTYTIFQGDTIRKIALAKFNITIEALNSTAGHMTYGASGDIDAEIESGLLIKVPQCYPSRCEYRPYYYTWGTYKDLAIKYNTTPGHIFALNPSFNHSETGPGVGGWITLPMNCGSLSDNVTVVS, encoded by the coding sequence ATGATGAAGAACACTCTCCTCTCACTGTCCCTCTTTCTAATTGGCAGCATGGCTGCTTCCGATCCCTCCTGCCAGCACGGCGATGCAATTACCACCTACACCGTCAAATCCAAtgacaccatcttctccatAGCAGACCGCTACAACACCACCGTCTGCGACATCTCTCGCTACAACCACATCGCCGATCCGCAAATGCTCTACACCGGCGAGGAACTCTACATCCCTCCGCAGCGCTGCGCCCATTCAGATCCTTCGCATTCTTGTCTTCTTACCAACCAAAACGCAACCAATACCTGCGTCAACGGCGGCCCGCACACCTACACGATCTTTCAGGGCGATACGATCAGAAAAATCGCCCTGGCTAAGTTCAACATCACCATCGAAGCGCTGAACAGCACTGCCGGACACATGACGTACGGAGCTTCTGGTGACATCGATGCTGAGATTGAAAGCGGGCTCTTGATCAAGGTCCCGCAGTGCTATCCGAGCCGCTGCGAGTATAGGCCGTATTACTATACCTGGGGCACGTACAAGGATCTTGCGATCAAGTACAATACGACCCCCGGGCACATCTTCGCGTTGAACCCGTCGTTTAACCATAGTGAGACTGGGCCGGGTGTTGGGGGGTGGATTACGCTGCCGATGAATTGTGGTTCGCTGTCTGATAATGTTACGGTAGTTTCTTGA